In Peptostreptococcaceae bacterium, the following proteins share a genomic window:
- a CDS encoding tautomerase family protein: MPVVRIDWREDPINRGAEQKKILIEKITNAIHDTVGVDKSRVIILINDFPGTCVGMNGKPAV, from the coding sequence ATGCCAGTAGTCAGAATAGATTGGAGAGAGGATCCTATTAATAGAGGTGCCGAGCAAAAGAAAATACTTATAGAAAAGATCACAAATGCAATTCATGATACCGTTGGTGTAGACAAATCAAGAGTCATCATTTTGATCAATGATTTTCCGGGAACATGTGTTGGAATGAATGGAAAACCGGCAGTCTAA